Proteins from a genomic interval of Scophthalmus maximus strain ysfricsl-2021 chromosome 22, ASM2237912v1, whole genome shotgun sequence:
- the LOC118292252 gene encoding chloride channel protein 1-like, protein MAADASERKALRYKQTLLYGEYQEHQGGSSRREATRLLTERQIRKHGDRHRGTGRTRPGLGRRAGGQNGYHSRYGQHGYHGRQRNRRQSNMEAAAEPTDEPDLAMRRKRSYFKCRDCVARVQRFLVTRLGEDWIFLVLLGITMALVSWTMDYASAKSLQAYKWIHGELRGNVPLQFLAWVSYPLIFILFSCLFCHLVSPQAIGSGIPELKTILRGVVLKEYLTLKAFVAKVFGLTAALGSGMPVGKEGPFVHIASICAAVLSRFMSFFSGAYQNPYCYTDILTVGCAVGVGCCFGTPLGGVLFSIEVTSTYFAVRNYWRGYFAATFSAFIFRVLSVFNKDAVTITALFRTNFRMDFPFDLQELPAFAIIGICCGFLGAFFVYLNRQVVLFMRRTNAMTRFLTNHRLVFPAVVTLVIATLTFPPGFGQFMAGELMPRECINSLFDNLTWTKISGSPPPLGLGLSAAWLHPDVSVFVILLLFLIMKFWMSAVATTMPIPSGAFMPVFILGAAFGRLVGEIMATLFPHGIVFDGILYRIIPGGYAVIGAAALTGAVTHTVSTAVICFELTGQISHILPMMVAVILANMVAQGLQPSLYDSIIQVKKLPYLPELGFGHMSQYNIFVGDIMVRKVNFVSSQSTYREVQLLLDSSSLKSIPLVDSKESMILLGSIDRLELLALCDWWLSPERRLLMQGRSLQEQGHAQKHSWESFAFVDEEGEDEQDEEEEDDEEEEEEEKGGPVQEERNGPLPPPKPQEPSSNHTAPVPEKGPLQSVRKTLGSLFASNNRPTEGQSQEPCHPPLFDTMTPEEIKAWEEVEMDKPMEIDEIRVDPSPFQLVERTSLHKTHTLFSLLGLSHAYVTSIGKLVGVVALKELQKAIEGSTRSGVRLRPPLASFRDISKHNSVAKPPPSSPAAPSSASPPSSPTVPPHHHPQQQQANETEVWIEGVTGVEEDSGGGSSRSCSFNSNLTLPPSSTPPPVPSSATPPPSPSSSSIPLSTLRSLQGLLEAGGDSDDEPMV, encoded by the exons ATGGCCGCAGATGCGTCAGAAAGGAAGGCTCTGAGATACAAGCAAACGCTG CTCTATGGCGAGTACCAGGAGCACCAGGGAGGCTCCAGCCGGCGGGAGGCCACACGCCTGCTGACGGAGAGACAGATCAGGAAGCACGGCGACCGCCACCGCGGCACCGGGAGGACGCGGCCCGGGCTCGGCCGCCGCGCCGGCGGCCAAAATGGATACCACAGTCGCTACGGACAACACGGCTATCACGGCAGGCAGAGGAACAGGCGCCAGTCCAACATGGAGGCCGCCGCTGAGCCAACGGACGAACCGGACCTCGCGATGAGGAGGAAGCGCTCGTACTTCAAGTGCAGAG ACTGCGTCGCACGTGTGCAGCGATTCCTTGTGACCCGGTTGGGAGAAGACTGGATCTTCCTGGTTCTGCTGGGCATCACCATGGCTCTGGTCAGCTGGACCATGGACTACGCCAGCGCCAAGAGCCTGCAAG CCTATAAGTGGATCCACGGGGAGCTGAGGGGGAACGTCCCTCTTCAGTTCCTGGCCTGGGTTTCATATCCGCTGATATTCATCCTGTTCTCCTGCCTCTTCTGTCACCTGGTTTCCCCTCAAGCCATCG GTTCGGGGATCCCAGAGTTGAAGACCATCCTGCGAGGGGTGGTGCTCAAGGAGTATTTGACCCTCAAGGCCTTCGTGGCCAAAGTCTTTGGGCTGACGGCAGCGCTGGGCAGCGGCATGCCCGTCGGCAAAGAG GGTCCGTTCGTTCACATCGCCAGTATCTGCGCCGCAGTTCTCAGCAGGTTCATGTCCTTCTTCTCCGGAGCTTATCAG AATCCATACTGTTATACCGACATCCTAACAGTAGGCTGCGCTGTCGGGGTGGGATGCTGCTTTGGCACGCCGCTCGGAG GTGTTCTCTTCAGTATAGAAGTGACGTCCACATACTTCGCCGTGAGAAACTACTGGAGAGGATACTTTGCGGCCACGTTCAGCGCCTTCATATTCAGAGTTCTGTCCGTGTTCAACAAAGACGCAG tgaCCATCACCGCTCTGTTCAGGACAAACTTTCGCATGGATTTCCCCTTTGACCTGCAGGAGCTGCCAGCATTCGCCATCATCGG GATTTGCTGCGGCTTCCTCGGGGCATTCTTCGTCTACCTCAACAGACAAGTGGTTCTGTTCATGAGACGAACTAACGCCATGACCCGCTTCCTGACCAACCA TCGACTCGTGTTCCCCGCTGTCGTCACCCTGGTCATCGCTACCTTGACCTTCCCGCCCGGGTTTGGACAGTTCATGGCaggagag ctGATGCCCAGGGAGTGCATCAACTCCTTGTTCGACAACTTGACGTGGACCAAGATTTCTGGATCGCCTCCTCCACTCGGCCTGGGCCTCTCCGCCGCCTGGCTGCACCCTGACGTCAGCGTGTTCGTTatcctgctgctcttcctcatcatgaag TTCTGGATGTCTGCGGTGGCGACCACCATGCCCATCCCGTCTGGAGCCTTCATGCCCGTCTTCATCCTGG GAGCAGCGTTCGGGCGTCTGGTGGGAGAAATCATGGCCACGCTGTTTCCTCACGGGATCGTGTTTGACGGAATCCTCTACCGCATCATCCCCGGAGGGTACGCAGTCATTG GAGCGGCAGCGTTGACCGGTGCCGTGACCCACACGGTGTCCACAGCGGTCATATGCTTCGAGCTGACGGGCCAGATCTCCCACATCCTGCCCATGATGGTGGCGGTGATCCTGGCCAACATGGTGGCGCAGGGCCTGCAGCCGTCGCTGTATGACTCCATCATCCAGGTCAAGAAGCTGCCGTACCTGCCGGAGCTCGGCTTCGGACACATGAG CCAGTACAACATCTTTGTCGGGGACATCATGGTGAGGAAGGTGAACTTCGTATCGTCTCAGTCCACCTACAGAGAAGTCCAACTCCTGCTGGACTCCTCTTCCCTCAAGTCCATCCCGCTGGTCGACTCAAAAG AATCTATGATCCTGCTGGGCAGCATCGACCGGTTGGAGCTGCTGGCGCTCTGTGATTGGTGGTTGTCACCGGAGCGGAGGCTGCTCATGCAG GGTCGCAGCCTCCAGGAGCAGGGCCACGCTCAGAAACACAGCTGGGAGTCCTTCGCCTtcgtggacgaggagggggaggacgaacaagacgaggaggaagaggacgacgaagaggaggaggaggaagagaag GGCGGCCcggtgcaggaggagaggaacggcCCCCTGCCGCCTCCTAAACCCCAGGAGCCCTCATCCAACCACACCGCTCCTGTTCCCG AGAAAGGTCCGCTGCAGTCGGTGAGGAAAACACTTGGGAGTCTCTTTGCCTCGAACAACAGGCCGACAGAGGGGCAgtcgcag GAGCCCTGTCATCCTCCCTTGTTTGACACAATGACGCCAGAAGAG ATCAAAgcgtgggaggaggtggagatggacaAGCCGATGGAGATCGACGAGATACGCGTCGACCCCTCCCCTTTCCAGCTGGTGGAGAGGACGTCGTTGCACAAg ACTCACACCTTGTTCTCGCTGCTCGGCCTCAGTCACGCCTACGTGACCAGCATCGGCAAACTGGTGGGCGTGGTGGCGCTGAAAGAG ctgcagaagGCCATCGAGGGCTCCACGCGCTCTGGCGTCCGTCTCCGCCCCCCCCTGGCCAGCTTTCGCGACATCAGCAAACACAACTCTGTCGCCAAACCTCCGCCTTCTTCCCCTGCCGCTccttcctccgcctcccctcCGTCGTCTCCAACCGTCCCGCCTCACCACcacccccagcagcagcaggcgaaCGAGACGGAGGTGTGGATCGAGGGCGTGAcgggggtggaggaggacagcggcggcggcagcagcaggagttgCAGCTTCAACAGCaacctcaccctccctccctcctccactcctcccccGGTGCCTTCCTCCGCCACTCCACCCccttctccatcctcctcctccatccctctctccaccctcaGGTCCCTTCAGGGTCTCCTCGAGGCGGGTGGAGACAGCGACGATGAGCCGATGGTTTAG